The sequence GGTGGTGTCTGTCCATGCAGTGCAGAAGCTCATTGACTTCATGTACAGTGGGGTGCTCCGGGTCTCCCAATCAGAGGCACTTCAGATCCTGACAGCTGCTAGCATCCTGCAGATAAAAGCGGTCATTGATGAATGCACGCGGATTGTCTCACAAAACGTAGGCGGGGTATATCCTCTGATACAGGACTCTGGCCAAGAGACGCCCAGGGGAACTCCAGAATCAGGGACCTCTGGCCAGAGCAGTGACACAGAATCTGGCTTCCTGCAGAGCCATCGTCAGCACAGTGTAGACAGGATCTACTCTGCCTTATACACATGTTCCATGCAGAATGGCAGTGGGGAACGTTCCTTTTACAGTGGAGCTCTGGTGAGCCACCACGAGACTGCTTTAGGGTTACCTAGACAACATCACATAGAGGAGCCTAGCTGGATCACCCGCATACATCAACGCTCCCAGCGGATGGAGAGGTACCTCACAACCACTCCAGAGACCACCCACTGCCGCAAGCAGCCACGTCCAGTCCGTATTCAGACATTGATGGGAAACATACACATAAAACAAGAGGTGGAAGATGACTATGACTACTATGGGCAACAGAGGCCACAGGGTCTCGAACGCAATGAGTCAGAAGAGTGTACTGAGGACACTGATCAAGCTGAAGGCACAGAGAGCGAGCCAAAAGGGGAAAGCTTTGACTCTGGAGTAAGCTCATCCATTGGCACAGAGCCTGACTCTGTGGAGCAGCAGTTTATGCCTAGCCTCGTGCGAGAGGGACAACAGGACCCTTCCCAAGCAGAGTCCAACAACTTGCCCACCGAATGCATAGAAAACCAGAACCAACAGCACTTAGATACCAGCTCTTGCTACCCTGAGAGGAGAAATAACATTGACATGGACAGCACAGTGCTTAGTGTTAGCAATAGCACCGAAAAAGAGGTCCTACAGACTTCCGTCACCCAGTCAATTGCGCAAACATTGCCAACCACTCAATTGTACTTACGCCAGACGGAAACACTCACCAGCAATCTGAGAATGCCACTAACTCTGACCAGTAATACCCAGGTCATTGGCACAGCTGGCAATACTTACCTTCCGACCCTCTTTACCGCGCAGGCAGCAGGGGGTGGTCCCAAGCCATTCCTCTTTAGCCTGCCTCAGCCTCTGGCTGGTCAGCAAACACAGTTTGTGACGGTTCCCCAGGCTGCATATTCTTCCCAAATTCAAAACCAACAATCCCAAGGAGGACTCAGCACAGCCAGCGGACAGGGAGAAAAGAAGCCTTATGAGTGCACCCTCTGCAACAAAACCTTCACCGCCAAACAGAATTACGTCAAGCACATGTTTGTACATACGGGTAAGACCACATAGCTCAGGTCTAGGATATTCCACTAAAATATTATAAAAGATTATGTACGATTAATAGCATTTTCTTACCAGCACAAATACTTTTCCAGTTACAGCTTCCTGTCATAGCTTTAGCAGCTTCATGGCTGGATAtgacttcagcttgtttactAGGAAACAATTCTCCTGCTGAATGTGGATCTCACTGTCCCTCCCTCAGCGACGTTCACTAGAGGTCCCAGAAGTCAAAGTCCCAAAGTGCATCAAGTGGATTACACAGAGATTTAGAATTTTGTGACCACTAAGTGACGTGGCCATAGGGATGTGTCCCTTATAATGCTGCCTGCAGTAGTGTAATGTCTCCTCGATCAACCAGAGGGAAGTCATATCTAGCCTTGCAGTCATTACCTCTTTGAAAGGAAGCAGGGAACTGAAGCATAAAGCACGTACACGGGATtgttttagaaaaatatattgaaatcttAAACCATCCTTTACTGTTTTTTTAGTTGAGTTATCTTAATAAATTAACattacagtattttaaatgtattgttctaaTCCTCCCATTATTCagattatatgtattattatatttgtccACCTCTCCCACCCTCACTCCACTGACGAGGCCCACCTTGCCCACCCTCACTCCACACTCCACCATTGAAGCCCACCTTGTCCACCCTCACTCCACCATCGAGGCCCATCTTGTCCACCCTCACTCCATTGACATGGTCCCCCTCACCCTCTCTCAATCTACTGATGAGGTCCATCTCACCCGTCCTCACTCTGACATTGAGGCCCACTGCACCCACTCTTTCTCCATTGACATGGTCCAGCTAGCCTACCTCCCTCTACTGATGAGGTACAGCTAGCCCACCTCACTTTACCGACTAGGTCCACCTCACCCATCCTCACGTCTACCTTAACCACTCTCACTACATTGACATGATCCATCTTGCCAGCTCTCGCTTCACCAACGACGTCCACTTAACCCACCCTCACTCTACTGTCGAGGCTCACTCCTTCATGCCTACCTCACCCCCCCATCTCACTCCACCGACGAGGCCAACCCTCACTCCACTGTGACGAGGCCAACCCTCACTTAAACCAAGACAAGGCCAACTCTCACTCCAACAAGACAACAACAACCCTCACTCCAACAAGACGAGGACAACCTCACACTCCACCGATGAGGTTCACCCTGCCCACACTTTCTCTTGAAGCATAAAAGTATTAGACACCTAATGAAACAACATTGTGGTTTATAATGACGGTGCAAGACACACATTTTGCAGTAATCCAGGAGTAATAATTTTTACATATAGATCTTTTTGTAGGAGACTCACAATGGAACATGGGGAGGTGTGCTAATTATTGTATGATAAAATCTATAGAAGCTGTAAATCACATTGTCAATAAATGATTGATCTGTCCATTGCCATGTCACCCGTGGAATGCGGCTGTTCTCGTTGCCTGGCTGTAGCATTGTCATGTTTAGTAACAAGGTGTCTAATTGCTTGATCCTGTGTAAATTGTGACATTCTAGCAGTGTCCTAACTCCCAATCCAGCCATAAATGTCTAATTAGACAGGATGTAACAGATTCTGACTTAACAATGTggtgtttttgttgtttgttttctttaaagaaGAAAAAGTGGCATTTTCGGAAGCAACCTTTTTTATATCTCCCTGTTGTGCTATTATAAGGCGTGGTATACATTCACAATGCTAAATATTCTAACATCTGTGCTTACAGCCTATGCACAAAGTGAGCTGATTATTCTCAGTTGTACTGACTTCATttgttttctctctccctccataTTGACACCGTACAAAAGGCGAGAAGCCGCACCAGTGTAGCATCTGCTGGAGGTCGTTTTCCTTAAAGGATTACCTGATCAAACACATGGTGACGCACACTGGCGTGAGGGCCTACCAGTGCAGCATCTGCAACAAGCGCTTCACCCAAAAGAGCTCCCTTAATGTGCACATGCGCCTGCATCGGGGAGAGAAATCCTACGAGTGCTACATTTGCAAAAAGAAGTTTTCTCACAAAACGCTGCTGGAAAGACACGTGGCCCTCCACAGCGCTTCCAACGGCACTGCCAGCATCCCAGTCCCCGTTCCACCGCCAGGCTCAGCTCCAGCCTCCACTCCAGGACAAGGGTTGCCCCCAGCTCCCAGCTTGGCCCCAGCGCTGGTCTTGCCTCCGACTCCGGTGTTGCCTCCGACTCCGGTTTTGGCTCCTGGTCCAGTTTTGGCTCCAACTCCAGCCTTAGTTCCAGCTCCAATTTTGGTCTCTGCCTTAGTACCAACACCATCACTGGCTCCACCCCCCACCGCTGCTCCAACTCCCGGCCCACCTCTCCTCCCTCGTTCTGGGCCTCCAAACAGCGGGGCCTCCGGCTGCTCTGAGGGCACAACGTACGTTTGCTCAGTCTGTCCAGCTAAGTTTGACCAAATCGAGCAGTTTAACGACCACATGAGAATGCACGTTTCAGACGGATAAATACCATCCATTGTTACGAACAAAAACAAAAGCTATGGCACTAGAATTTAaagagttttgtttttatttttagggttttttgtttttcttttttttttgacattttgtACTACATGAAGAACTGTATTGCCTGCTGGTACATTTCCGGAGAGTGggtgaatatatatatctatatatatcaagATATATAACCTGCATATATATTTTATCCAGTCTCCCTCAGATGGTGGCCTTAAGGCCTGGTAGATTTACCTGGATTCCACTGGTTGGAATTCAAACTACTGGCCTCTAAATACAatccttcttaaaaaaaaaaatacaaaaagacacgtgaaaaaaaaataaatcatgaaaaagttacaaaaataaaaactgaacCCTTTTCCACTTGTGTAGAgcactacaaaaaaaaacaaataatataacaaaatattaaaaaaggcctGCTGTCTCTTACCGTGCCGCCTACAGTGTTTTTGTTTTCCCATTGCTTTTTACTTTCAATCCGGTGGACATTTTTCTGCATTTACCCGCTCAGACTTCACAGTATCTGATGGATAAAAACTGcgctcttattttattatttttttccccattggcTTCTGcggcattaatttttttttttcttttcttttgtttttcttaggggggaaaggggggaggtGGGTTGGTGGAACGGTCAGTTGTAAGAGGCTGGAATGAGAGGTCCCAGGAAGTTAGTACCCAGAACCGGAGTGGGCAGTCACTTCTTTGGTCCCAGTCTGGTCTATCTGAATACCCATAATCCCCCTCTCTTCACCCTCCTACCCGTCCATGAATTTCATTTGCAGCTGAAGACGAGAAGGAACTGAGAGAGCAACATCAAGTACATAAGGGCAAAATATTtggctgtttttttctttgtttttttttttaaaaaaaagcaaataacctGCAGTGACAGaagcaaaaaatgttgaaaattcCTGTCTGTTCACGTCATTATCTGAGTTCCTGATGCAGTACAGGATAAGGACACACAAGTACTGTGTCTGCAGAACCAATGTCACAGACATCTGAGGTATAGAAACATAT is a genomic window of Mixophyes fleayi isolate aMixFle1 chromosome 2, aMixFle1.hap1, whole genome shotgun sequence containing:
- the ZBTB20 gene encoding zinc finger and BTB domain-containing protein 20 — encoded protein: MTERIHSINLHNFSNSVLETLNEQRNRGHFCDVTVRIHGSMLRAHRCVLAAGSPFFQDKLLLGYSDIEIPSVVSVHAVQKLIDFMYSGVLRVSQSEALQILTAASILQIKAVIDECTRIVSQNVGGVYPLIQDSGQETPRGTPESGTSGQSSDTESGFLQSHRQHSVDRIYSALYTCSMQNGSGERSFYSGALVSHHETALGLPRQHHIEEPSWITRIHQRSQRMERYLTTTPETTHCRKQPRPVRIQTLMGNIHIKQEVEDDYDYYGQQRPQGLERNESEECTEDTDQAEGTESEPKGESFDSGVSSSIGTEPDSVEQQFMPSLVREGQQDPSQAESNNLPTECIENQNQQHLDTSSCYPERRNNIDMDSTVLSVSNSTEKEVLQTSVTQSIAQTLPTTQLYLRQTETLTSNLRMPLTLTSNTQVIGTAGNTYLPTLFTAQAAGGGPKPFLFSLPQPLAGQQTQFVTVPQAAYSSQIQNQQSQGGLSTASGQGEKKPYECTLCNKTFTAKQNYVKHMFVHTGEKPHQCSICWRSFSLKDYLIKHMVTHTGVRAYQCSICNKRFTQKSSLNVHMRLHRGEKSYECYICKKKFSHKTLLERHVALHSASNGTASIPVPVPPPGSAPASTPGQGLPPAPSLAPALVLPPTPVLPPTPVLAPGPVLAPTPALVPAPILVSALVPTPSLAPPPTAAPTPGPPLLPRSGPPNSGASGCSEGTTYVCSVCPAKFDQIEQFNDHMRMHVSDG